In one Drosophila gunungcola strain Sukarami chromosome 2R unlocalized genomic scaffold, Dgunungcola_SK_2 000011F, whole genome shotgun sequence genomic region, the following are encoded:
- the LOC128255381 gene encoding probable cytochrome P450 6w1, with the protein MSIELLLLLATLAIVFYIWQRRTFSFWKRHGVKYINPLPVLGCTREFLTARVPFFEQIKKFHEAPGFENEPFVGVYMAYRPALIIRDLDLIKTVMIKKFQYFNNRVLQTDPHSDALGFNNLFFARSPAWRELRTKISPAFTTGKLKQMYPLMVEIGKNLEASAERLGSGSCIQVKDLCARFTTDLIATIAFGLEANALQNAKSEFFYHNRAIFSMTLGRVIDFAIIFMLPSLASIARVRLFSKETTKFIRKSINYVLTERERTGQKRNDLIDILLALKKEAAANPEKYQQAIDLDYLVAQAAFFQTAGYETSSSTMTLTLYELARNEELQDRLRQEITDFFGDEDHVSYERIQEMPYLSQVVNETLRKYPIAGYVERECSQPVEGERFNLAPFHNMELPDGMSIYMSTLAIHWDPKYWPEPEKFDPERFSPENRNNLNMDAYMPFGVGPRNCIGMRLGLLQSKLGLVHLLRNHQVHNCDQTIKKIEWAPTSPVLASKQEIVLRLEKVSG; encoded by the exons ATGTCGATCGAGCTACTGCTTCTTCTCGCTACGTTAGCGATCGTCTTTTACATCTGGCAGAGGCGGACCTTCTCCTTTTGGAAGCGCCATGGCGTGAAATACATCAATCCgctgcccgttctgggctgcaCCCGTGAGTTTTTGACCGCACGAGTGCCGTTCTTCGAGCAGATCAAAAAGTTCCACGAAGCCCCCGGTTTTGAAAACGAACCTTTCGTGGGCGTGTACATGGCCTATCGTCCGGCCCTAATAATTCGAGATCTAGACCTAATCAAGACGGTGATGATTAAGAAGTTTCAGTACTTTAACAATCGTGTCCTGCAAACGGATCCTCACAGCGACGCCCTTGGCTTCAACAACCTCTTCTTTGCTCGCAGTCCGGCGTGGAGGGAGCTGCGCACCAAAATCTCTCCGGCTTTTACCACGGGCaaattaaagcaaatgtaTCCTCTGATGGTGGAG ATTGGAAAGAACCTGGAGGCCAGCGCCGAACGCCTGGGCAGTGGATCGTGCATCCAGGTCAAGGACCTTTGCGCCCGTTTCACAACTGACCTGATCGCCACCATTGCCTTTGGACTGGAGGCAAACGCTCTGCAGAACGCCAAGAGCGAGTTCTTCTACCACAACAGGGCTATTTTCTCGATGACTTTAGGCCGGGTCATTGACTTCGCCATAATATTCATGCTGCCCTCATTGGCATCGATAGCACGCGTGAGACTCTTTTCAAAGGAAACCACCAAGTTCATCCGTAAAAGCATTAACTACGTCCTAACGGAACGCGAGAGGACTGGCCAAAAGCGGAACGATCTGATCGACATCCTTTTGGCATTGAAAAAGGAGGCTGCCGCCAATCCGGAGAAGTATCAGCAGGCCATTGATCTGGACTATTTGGTGGCCCAGGCGGCCTTTTTTCAAACAGCCGGCTACGAAACCAGCTCGTCCACAATGACGCTGACACTTTACGAGCTGGCCAGGAACGAGGAGTTGCAGGACCGTCTGCGGCAAGAGATCACGGACTTTTTCGGCGACGAAGATCATGTTAGTTACGAGCGCATTCAGGAGATGCCCTACCTGTCTCAGGTTGTCAACGAAACACTGCGCAAGTATCCAATTGCGGGCTACGTAGAGCGAGAGTGCTCCCAGCCAGTGGAAGGAGAACGATTCAACCTCGCTCCCTTCCACAATATGGAGCTGCCGGACGGAATGTCCATCTATATGTCCACTCTGGCCATCCATTGGGATCCAAAGTACTGGCCGGAACCGGAGAAGTTTGACCCAGAACGCTTTAGTCCTGAAAACCGCAATAACCTCAACATGGACGCATACATGCCATTCGGCGTGGGTCCGCGCAACTGCATCGGCATGCGATTGGGTCTGCTGCAGTCAAAACTGGGTCTTGTGCATCTTTTGCGTAATCACCAGGTGCACAACTGCGACCAGACCATCAAGAAAATCGAGTGGGCTCCGACTAGCCCGGTTCTTGCATCCAAGCAAGAAATCGTCCTCCGGTTGGAAAAGGTTTCCGGTTAG